From the Tripterygium wilfordii isolate XIE 37 chromosome 6, ASM1340144v1, whole genome shotgun sequence genome, one window contains:
- the LOC119999898 gene encoding protein WEAK CHLOROPLAST MOVEMENT UNDER BLUE LIGHT 1-like isoform X1: MEDVTIAGEMHPPEPTLSPHDDDHSEVPLIPVTNGQLESESQFPLEETSQDGTHNPYVDQDQIAKESSVSTSTIDVMLTEHQGTQMQDTKTTATENFTGGQKSEDAYSIENPQAIIDGMNIPSVSSPNVRVEADELTLPYAELPSIAVRTTNQDDCSIGSPSIGETVTPSASSPKVRVKSGDLGLSHKVSSIDISSPKSVDSPKQVKQMDAKRGLIDTTAPFESVKQAVSKFGGIVDWKAHRLQTVERRKLMEEELEQIQEEMPEYKKRSEAAEEAKQQVFQELDSTKRLIEELKLNLERVQTEEYQAKQDSELAKLRVEEMEQGIADDASVAAKAQLEVAKARYTSAVSELTLVKNELDSLRKEYASLVTEKDVTMKKAEEAISASKEVERTVEELTIELIATKETLESAHATHLEAEEQRIGAALAREQDALHWEKELKQAEEELQRLNQQILSSKDLKTKLDTSSALLLDLKAELAAYMESMLKKETDGHSKDETGLEKKTHTDIQAAVASATKGLEEVKLKIGKATAEVNILKVAAMSLQTELESEKSALATIRQREGMASVAVASLEAELVKTESETTLVQMQEKEAREKMVELPKELQEAALEADEAKLLAQIAREELRKAKEEAEQAKAGASTMESRLLAAQKETEAAKASEKLALAAIKALQESESAQSTNDVDSPTGVTLSLDDYYELSKRAREAEEQANMRVAAAMLQIEVAKASELKTSEKLEEVNQEMAARKEALRIAMDKAEKAKEGKLGVEQELRRWRAEHEQRRKAREAGQGVADPIKSPRPSFEGKKESNNFDQAADASAPYAPSPNAYVRTSNSENDSSPDVKALKKKKSFFPRILMFLGRRRAQSNKST, encoded by the exons ATGGAGGATGTGACAATTGCTGGGGAGATGCATCCTCCAGAACCTACTTTATCGCCCCATGATGATGACCATAGTGAAGTTCCATTGATTCCAGTTACAAATGGACAATTAGAATCTGAAAGTCAATTTCCCCTTGAGGAAACTTCACAAGATGGTACTCATAATCCATATGTTGATCAAGATCAAATTGCAAAGGAAAGTTCTGTGTCAACTTCAACCATTGATGTCATGTTGACAGAACATCAGGGCACTCAAATGCAAGATACAAAAACTACCGCCACAGAGAATTTCACCGGTGGACAGAAATCTGAGGATGCCTATTCCATTGAAAACCCTCAGGCCATTATTGATGGCATGAATATTCCTTCTGTTTCCTCTCCCAATGTAAGAGTTGAAGCTGATGAGCTCACTCTGCCATATGCCGAGCTTCCTAGTATTGCCGTCAGAACCACAAATCAAGATGATTGTTCTATAGGAAGCCCCTCCATTGGTGAAACGGTTACACCTTCTGCTTCCTCTCCTAAGGTAAGAGTGAAGTCTGGTGACCTTGGTTTGTCCCATAAGGTTTCAAGTATCGATATCAGTTCACCAAAATCTGTTGATTCTCCTAAACAAGTGAAACAGATGGATGCAAAAAGAGGTCTTATTGATACAACAGCTCCTTTTGAATCTGTCAAACAAGCAGTTTCCAAGTTTGGAGGAATTGTAGATTGGAAAGCACATAGACTCCAAACTGTAGAG CGACGCAAGCTTATGGAGGAAGAACTTGAGCAAATACAGGAGGAGATGCCCGAGTATAAGAAACGATCCGAGGCTGCTGAAGAGGCAAAACAACAAGTTTTTCAGGAGCTGGATAGCACAAAGAGGCTTATCGAAGAACTAAAGCTCAACCTGGAGAGGGTGCAGACTGAAGAATATCAAGCAAAACAAGACTCTGAACTTGCTAAGCTCAGGGTAGAAGAGATGGAACAAGGGATTGCTGACGATGCTAGTGTTGCAGCCAAAGCACAGCTTGAGGTTGCCAAAGCCAGGTATACTTCTGCAGTTTCAGAGCTAACATTGGTAAAAAACGAACTGGACTCACTGCGAAAGGAATACGCTTCTTTGGTGACTGAGAAAGATGTCACAATGAAGAAAGCTGAAGAGGCCATTTCTGCATCAAAAGAGGTTGAGAGGACAGTGGAAGAACTGACCATTGAGCTGATTGCCACAAAAGAGACCCTCGAGTCTGCACATGCTACCCATTTGGAGGCAGAAGAACAAAGAATAGGAGCTGCCCTAGCCAGGGAACAAGATGCCCTTCACTGGGAGAAGGAGTTGAAGCAGGCAGAAGAGGAACTCCAAAGACTTAACCAGCAGATTCTTTCATCCAAGGATCTCAAAACAAAATTAGACACTTCTTCAGCCTTGCTTCTTGATTTGAAAGCCGAACTAGCAGCTTATATGGAGTCGATGTTGAAGAAAGAAACTGATGGACACTCAAAAGATGAAACAGGACTGGAGAAGAAAACTCACACTGATATACAAGCGGCAGTTGCTTCAGCGACCAAGGGACTTGAAGAAGTTAAGCTTAAAATTGGGAAAGCAACTGCTGAAGTAAATATCCTCAAGGTAGCTGCCATGTCATTACAAACAGAACTAGAAAGTGAAAAGTCAGCTCTTGCCACCATTAGGCAAAGAGAAGGTATGGCATCAGTGGCAGTCGCATCTCTTGAAGCTGAGCTGGTTAAAACAGAGTCCGAAACAACTTTAGTGCAGATGCAGGAGAAAGAAGCCAGGGAAAAAATGGTGGAGCTTCCCAAGGAGCTACAGGAAGCTGCACTGGAGGCTGACGAGGCCAAGTTACTAGCTCAAATAGCTCGTGAGGAGCTGCGCAAGGCAAAGGAAGAGGCAGAGCAAGCAAAGGCTGGAGCAAGTACAATGGAAAGCAGATTACTTGCAGCCCAAAAGGAGACAGAGGCTGCTAAGGCTTCAGAAAAGTTGGCTTTAGCAGCTATCAAAGCATTACAAGAGAGTGAATCTGCACAAAGCACAAATGATGTGGATTCACCTACTGGTGTAACGCTTTCATTAGATGATTACTATGAGCTCAGCAAACGTGCCCGTGAGGCAGAGGAGCAGGCTAACATGAGGGTGGCAGCTGCCATGTTGCAAATTGAGGTGGCTAAGGCATCTGAGTTGAAAACCTCAGAGAAGTTGGAAGAAGTGAATCAGGAGATGGCTGCAAGAAAGGAAGCATTAAGAATCGCAATGGACAAAGCTGAGAAGGCCAAGGAAGGAAAGTTGGGTGTCGAGCAGGAACTAAGGAGGTGGAGGGCTGAGCATGAGCAACGACGAAAGGCTAGAGAAGCTGGTCAAGGAGTTGCAGACCCCATTAAGAGCCCAAGACCAAGTtttgaggggaaaaaagaaTCAAACAACTTTGATCAGGCAGCAGATGCTTCTGCTCCTTATGCACCGAGTCCAAATGCATATGTTCGGACAAGTAACAGTGAAAATGATTCCTCTCCAGATGTGAAAGCcttgaagaaaaagaagtcaTTTTTCCCTCgaattttaatgtttttgggcAGAAGAAGGGCACAATCAAATAAGTCGACATAA
- the LOC119999224 gene encoding protein CYPRO4: MGGANSRENLEISDSDEEYEEERSQEEEEDEETYHEVKDATPDRSSSGRKPKSPSSLDEVEAKLKALKLKYPSSSSQPQPQNPNLKNAVKLYLHIGGNTPKAKWITSEKRTCYFFIKSSKLDGDGNENEDEDEEESEGEGDSWWVLKVGSKVRAMVGSEMQLKTFGDQLRVDFVARGVWAMKFFSSEDYRDFVTKYQDCLFENTYGYEATEANRLKVYGKDFMGWAKPDIADDSMWEDAEDSILKSPEPATPLRENQDLREEFEEAANGGIQSLALGALDNSFLVGDTGIQVVKNFSHGIHGKGVFVNYDNGSYRGESSLARSVQKKALLMRAETNMLLMSPMKEGKPHSTGLHQLDIETGKIVTEWKFEKDGTDITMRDISNDSKGAQLDPSGSTFLGLDDNRLCRWDMRDRNGMVQNLAAASSPVLNWTHGHQFSRGTNFQSFATTGDGSIVVGSLDGKIRLYSSGSMRQAKTAFPGLGSPITHVDVTFDGKWILGTTDTYLILICTLFTDKDGRTKTGFSGRMGNRIAAPRLLKLTPLDAHLAGGDNKFHNAQFSWVTENGKQERHLVATVGKFSVIWNFQQVKNGSHECYLNQEGLKSCYCYKIVLKDDSIVDSRFMHEKFAVTDSPEAPLVIATPMKVSSFSISSRR, encoded by the exons CTCTGATGAAGAATACGAGGAAGAACGAagccaagaagaagaagaagatgaagagaccTACCATGAAGTGAAAGATGCAACCCCTGACAGATCCTCCTCCGGACGAAAACCTAAATCTCCTTCGTCGCTCGACGAGGTGGAGGCCAAACTCAAAGCTCTGAAGCTGAAATACCCATCTTCATCATCTCAACCACAGCCGCAAAACCCAAACCTAAAAAATGCCGTCAAGCTCTACCTGCACATCGGTGGCAATACACCAAAGGCGAAGTGGATCACCTCTGAGAAGCGAACCTGTTACTTCTTTATCAAGTCCTCCAAATTGGATGGTGATGGTAACGAAAATGAGGATGAAGACGAGGAAGAAAGTGAAGGCGAAGGTGATTCCTGGTGGGTCTTGAAGGTTGGTTCTAAAGTTCGAGCAATGGTTGGGTCAGAGATGCAATTGAAGACTTTTGGGGACCAACTTCGTGTTGATTTCGTAGCTAGGGGTGTTTGGGCTATGAAGTTCTTTAGTAGCGAGGATTATAGGGATTTTGTAACTAAGTACCAGGACTGTTTGTTTGAGAATACTTACGGGTATGAGGCAACAGAGGCAAACAGACTTAAGGTTTATGGGAAGGATTTTATGGGATGGGCGAAGCCTGATATAGCAGATGATTCTATGTGGGAGGATGCAGAGGATAGCATATTGAAGAGCCCTGAACCCGCAACGCCATTGAGGGAAAATCAAGATTTGAGGGAGGAGTTTGAGGAGGCGGCAAATGGAGGAATACAGAGCTTGGCATTGGGTGCATTGGATAACAGTTTCTTAGTGGGTGACACTGGAATTCAGGTGGTTAAGAATTTTAGCCATGGGATTCATGGGAAGGGTGTTTTTGTGAATTACGACAATGGGAGTTATCGAGGTGAGTCGAGTTTGGCACGCTCAGTGCAGAAGAAGGCGCTTCTTATGCGGGCTGAGACTAATATGTTGCTGATGAGTCCAATGAAGGAAGGGAAGCCTCATTCGACAGGGTTACATCAGCTTGATATTGAGACTGGTAAAATTGTTACTGAGTGGAAGTTTGAAAAGGATGGGACTGACATTACAATGAGGGATATTAGCAATGATAGCAAGGGAGCTCAGTTAGACCCATCAGGATCAACTTTTTTGGGATTGGATGATAATAGACTTTGTAGGTGGGATATGCGTGACCGCAATGGAATGGTACAGAATCTTGCAGCTGCTAGTTCCCCTGTTCTGAATTGGACTCACGGGCACCAGTTCTCCAGAGGGACTAACTTTCAGTCTTTTGCAACCACTGGCGATGGCTCAATTGTTGTTGGGTCTCTTGATGGGAAGATTAGACTATATTCAAGCGGTTCTATGAGGCAGGCAAAGACAGCTTTCCCGGGTCTTGGGTCACCTATCACCCATGTTGATGTTACCTTCGATGGGAAGTGGATATTGGGCACCACTGATACATATCTGATCCTCATCTGCACCCTCTTCACCGACAAAGACGGTAGGACAAAAACTGGCTTCAGTGGTCGCATGGGGAATAGGATTGCAGCTCCAAGATTGTTGAAGCTGACTCCTTTGGATGCACATTTAGCTGGAGGTGATAATAAGTTCCATAATGCTCAGTTTTCATGG GTTACCGAGAATGGGAAGCAGGAGCGCCATTTGGTTGCAACTGTGGGCAAGTTTAGTGTGATATGGAACTTCCAGCAGGTGAAGAATGGTTCCCACGAGTGCTATCTCAACCAGGAGGGCCTAAAAAGCTGCTACTGCTACAAGATAGTGCTCAAGGATGACTCCATCGTAGATAGTCGTTTCATGCATGAGAAATTTGCAGTCACTGATTCACCTGAAGCTCCACTGGTGATTGCAACTCCAATGAAAGTCAGCTCCTTCAGCATATCCAGCAGGCGATGA
- the LOC119999898 gene encoding protein WEAK CHLOROPLAST MOVEMENT UNDER BLUE LIGHT 1-like isoform X2 — protein MEDVTIAGEMHPPEPTLSPHDDDHSEVPLIPVTNGQLESESQFPLEETSQDGTHNPYVDQDQIAKESSVSTSTIDVMLTEHQGTQMQDTKTTATENFTGGQKSEDAYSIENPQAIIDGMNIPSVSSPNVRVEADELTLPYAELPSIAVRTTNQDDCSIGSPSIGETVTPSASSPKMDAKRGLIDTTAPFESVKQAVSKFGGIVDWKAHRLQTVERRKLMEEELEQIQEEMPEYKKRSEAAEEAKQQVFQELDSTKRLIEELKLNLERVQTEEYQAKQDSELAKLRVEEMEQGIADDASVAAKAQLEVAKARYTSAVSELTLVKNELDSLRKEYASLVTEKDVTMKKAEEAISASKEVERTVEELTIELIATKETLESAHATHLEAEEQRIGAALAREQDALHWEKELKQAEEELQRLNQQILSSKDLKTKLDTSSALLLDLKAELAAYMESMLKKETDGHSKDETGLEKKTHTDIQAAVASATKGLEEVKLKIGKATAEVNILKVAAMSLQTELESEKSALATIRQREGMASVAVASLEAELVKTESETTLVQMQEKEAREKMVELPKELQEAALEADEAKLLAQIAREELRKAKEEAEQAKAGASTMESRLLAAQKETEAAKASEKLALAAIKALQESESAQSTNDVDSPTGVTLSLDDYYELSKRAREAEEQANMRVAAAMLQIEVAKASELKTSEKLEEVNQEMAARKEALRIAMDKAEKAKEGKLGVEQELRRWRAEHEQRRKAREAGQGVADPIKSPRPSFEGKKESNNFDQAADASAPYAPSPNAYVRTSNSENDSSPDVKALKKKKSFFPRILMFLGRRRAQSNKST, from the exons ATGGAGGATGTGACAATTGCTGGGGAGATGCATCCTCCAGAACCTACTTTATCGCCCCATGATGATGACCATAGTGAAGTTCCATTGATTCCAGTTACAAATGGACAATTAGAATCTGAAAGTCAATTTCCCCTTGAGGAAACTTCACAAGATGGTACTCATAATCCATATGTTGATCAAGATCAAATTGCAAAGGAAAGTTCTGTGTCAACTTCAACCATTGATGTCATGTTGACAGAACATCAGGGCACTCAAATGCAAGATACAAAAACTACCGCCACAGAGAATTTCACCGGTGGACAGAAATCTGAGGATGCCTATTCCATTGAAAACCCTCAGGCCATTATTGATGGCATGAATATTCCTTCTGTTTCCTCTCCCAATGTAAGAGTTGAAGCTGATGAGCTCACTCTGCCATATGCCGAGCTTCCTAGTATTGCCGTCAGAACCACAAATCAAGATGATTGTTCTATAGGAAGCCCCTCCATTGGTGAAACGGTTACACCTTCTGCTTCCTCTCCTAAG ATGGATGCAAAAAGAGGTCTTATTGATACAACAGCTCCTTTTGAATCTGTCAAACAAGCAGTTTCCAAGTTTGGAGGAATTGTAGATTGGAAAGCACATAGACTCCAAACTGTAGAG CGACGCAAGCTTATGGAGGAAGAACTTGAGCAAATACAGGAGGAGATGCCCGAGTATAAGAAACGATCCGAGGCTGCTGAAGAGGCAAAACAACAAGTTTTTCAGGAGCTGGATAGCACAAAGAGGCTTATCGAAGAACTAAAGCTCAACCTGGAGAGGGTGCAGACTGAAGAATATCAAGCAAAACAAGACTCTGAACTTGCTAAGCTCAGGGTAGAAGAGATGGAACAAGGGATTGCTGACGATGCTAGTGTTGCAGCCAAAGCACAGCTTGAGGTTGCCAAAGCCAGGTATACTTCTGCAGTTTCAGAGCTAACATTGGTAAAAAACGAACTGGACTCACTGCGAAAGGAATACGCTTCTTTGGTGACTGAGAAAGATGTCACAATGAAGAAAGCTGAAGAGGCCATTTCTGCATCAAAAGAGGTTGAGAGGACAGTGGAAGAACTGACCATTGAGCTGATTGCCACAAAAGAGACCCTCGAGTCTGCACATGCTACCCATTTGGAGGCAGAAGAACAAAGAATAGGAGCTGCCCTAGCCAGGGAACAAGATGCCCTTCACTGGGAGAAGGAGTTGAAGCAGGCAGAAGAGGAACTCCAAAGACTTAACCAGCAGATTCTTTCATCCAAGGATCTCAAAACAAAATTAGACACTTCTTCAGCCTTGCTTCTTGATTTGAAAGCCGAACTAGCAGCTTATATGGAGTCGATGTTGAAGAAAGAAACTGATGGACACTCAAAAGATGAAACAGGACTGGAGAAGAAAACTCACACTGATATACAAGCGGCAGTTGCTTCAGCGACCAAGGGACTTGAAGAAGTTAAGCTTAAAATTGGGAAAGCAACTGCTGAAGTAAATATCCTCAAGGTAGCTGCCATGTCATTACAAACAGAACTAGAAAGTGAAAAGTCAGCTCTTGCCACCATTAGGCAAAGAGAAGGTATGGCATCAGTGGCAGTCGCATCTCTTGAAGCTGAGCTGGTTAAAACAGAGTCCGAAACAACTTTAGTGCAGATGCAGGAGAAAGAAGCCAGGGAAAAAATGGTGGAGCTTCCCAAGGAGCTACAGGAAGCTGCACTGGAGGCTGACGAGGCCAAGTTACTAGCTCAAATAGCTCGTGAGGAGCTGCGCAAGGCAAAGGAAGAGGCAGAGCAAGCAAAGGCTGGAGCAAGTACAATGGAAAGCAGATTACTTGCAGCCCAAAAGGAGACAGAGGCTGCTAAGGCTTCAGAAAAGTTGGCTTTAGCAGCTATCAAAGCATTACAAGAGAGTGAATCTGCACAAAGCACAAATGATGTGGATTCACCTACTGGTGTAACGCTTTCATTAGATGATTACTATGAGCTCAGCAAACGTGCCCGTGAGGCAGAGGAGCAGGCTAACATGAGGGTGGCAGCTGCCATGTTGCAAATTGAGGTGGCTAAGGCATCTGAGTTGAAAACCTCAGAGAAGTTGGAAGAAGTGAATCAGGAGATGGCTGCAAGAAAGGAAGCATTAAGAATCGCAATGGACAAAGCTGAGAAGGCCAAGGAAGGAAAGTTGGGTGTCGAGCAGGAACTAAGGAGGTGGAGGGCTGAGCATGAGCAACGACGAAAGGCTAGAGAAGCTGGTCAAGGAGTTGCAGACCCCATTAAGAGCCCAAGACCAAGTtttgaggggaaaaaagaaTCAAACAACTTTGATCAGGCAGCAGATGCTTCTGCTCCTTATGCACCGAGTCCAAATGCATATGTTCGGACAAGTAACAGTGAAAATGATTCCTCTCCAGATGTGAAAGCcttgaagaaaaagaagtcaTTTTTCCCTCgaattttaatgtttttgggcAGAAGAAGGGCACAATCAAATAAGTCGACATAA